ATTTTTCTTCCTAAATGTAAAACCATTAAAAAATTTGGTCACCTTTTGTTTTTGCTTAATCACAATTTTATTTTCGTCATTTTCTATTTTGACGGGATCTATCTCTTTATCTACTCGTTGACCTTGGGCGGAAACTACTATTTTATTAGAGTCTGTACTTTTAAATTCAATATCCCAGTTTTCATTGTCTACTTCTATTTCTTTTATATCATTTATCTCAAAAGACTTTTCTTTCTTAAAATCTTTCCCCTGAAATGTCTTAAAACCAAAAACCACACTAGTAATTGTCAGAAATAAAATTGCAATTACTATTATTTTTTTCACTATTCATACCCCAGTTCGTTGTTGTTTTAAGCTTGCTTCACGCCACATCAATCTTGTCGATTTTTCGATACGACAGATAACTAATAAAAATCCCTACTAAACAGAGCACTATTGGGATAGCTATAAAATTATAAAAACTTACTTGATTGTTTCCAATGTTACTGTTCATTATCATCCCGATTATTACTGCCGAAGTAATCGTTGTCGGTGTCGATTTCTTTCTCATCCCAAAAAATAAAGGAATTAAACTAATACCGGATATCATAAATGCATTTATAAAAGTAGCTGAAATGGTAGCTATTATTTCACCCATCGTAACAGGCGTTTCAATTACTCCCATCATTGGATTCATAAAAAATATGAGCAAACTAATAGTGAAAGTAGCAATAATCATGCTCACAAAGCAAAAACTAAAAACAATTGTTAATTTCGCCCTCATTAACATTTTCCTTTGCAATGGATACATAAACAATAGTTGCATTGTTTTGTTCTTATACTCATCAATTACTAAACGTGATAAAATGACCGAACTAAAAATAAGAAATGTCATCCTAATAAAGATGTTTGCTAAAGTCATATATTTTGTGAAATCAGTGAGCGCCGCATCTACTTCACCTTTCGCTCCCAACCCCATAAGGCTTACTGCAACAAAAATTGCTATAATACAAATCGCTACCCCTTTAAAGTAACTAGATAATTGATGTTTCTTCCATTCGAGCTTCATTAATTTAAACATATAAACAACGCCTCCATCCCTTATATAACTATCTCTACACTACCAACATTCTAATTCCAGCTGTAATTACGCTTACTATTCCTATCACTAGTAAAACTAATATCCACTTTCGTTCTGGTTTTCTATAATATAAAATTCCACTTATCAGCATTACGATAAATCCCGCTATAAGATTCAGCATTAATGCATTCATCATCATATCCCCCTCGTTGTAGTTATATTACGCGTGAATGCCTTCTCCATCCATTACGTTTAAGAAATATTCTTCTAACGAACTATGTTTCTTATTAATACTTTCAATTTCTACATCGTTCATAATAAGTGCTTTTGAAATTGCCTGCTGCGTCGCCGCCACTTCATACACACGAATCGTGTTTCCACTCATTATTTTGTAATTTTTTATACCGAGTTTATCTTCTAAAATATAAGCTGCACGCTTCACATCAGGAATAGTGATTTCAATATACTCTGTTTGTTTTCCATTAATACTCTTCATTGAAACTTCTTTTATTAGTTTTCCATTTTGAATAACACCGATTGTATCTGCCATTTGTTCCATCTCGCCTAAAATATGACTAGAAACTAATAACGTAATGCCAAATTCTTTGCAAAGCATTTTGAATAAATCTCTTAATTCTTTAATACCTATTGGATCTAAACCGTTAATCGGTTCATCTAAAATAAGTAGCTCTGGCTTTGTCATAATCGCCCTTGCAATACCGAGTCTTTGTTTCATCCCTAATGAAAAATCTTTTACTTTTTTATTGTCTATGCCGCTCAGTTTCACTAAATTTAAAGCATGATTAATTGCGTTCTTATCGTAATACCCCATATATTCACAATGTAAATCCAGATTTTCCTTCGCCGTTAATTTATCATAAAAGATTGGATATTCAATAATTGTCCCCATCCTTTTTAATACTTCATAAGATGTGTCTGTTAACTTCTCACCGAAAATTTCAATATCACCGCTCGTCGGTTTTATTAAATTTGTAATCATTTTCATAATCGTTGTTTTACCCGCGCCGTTCGGTCCTAAAAAGCCGTAAATCTCTCCTTTTTTCACATGCATATTAACACTAGAAATAACTTCTTTCCCTTTAAACACTTTCGTTAACTGGTTCGTTTTTAATATATATGTCATGTCACTTTCCCCTTTCGCACTGCTCTATATTTCTATAATAGACAACGGAAATCTCTTTTTTCTTACCCGTTCCTTACAAATTCCTTACGTTCAAAAAAGCTTGTAGAATCTACTTCTCTACAAGCTAAAACTGCATCTTTGTTAATACAACTGTAAAAATCGTTTTTTCATACGGCTTACTAGAAAGATGAATTTCTCCATCCATCGCTTCCACAAGCCTTTTCGTAATCGTTAACCCTAGACCGCTTCCTTGGTACAATCTATTTCTTGAATCTTCAAGTGTGTACATACGCTCAAACACTTTATCAATATGAGATTCATCAATCCCTTTTCCTGTATCCCATACATCTATATACACACTCGTTTCATCATCTCTTAAAGTCATACCGAGTGTCTTTCCATCGTCTCCATATGTAATCGCATTTGATATTAAATTATTTAACACTCTGCCTAATACTTCTGTATTTCCAAGTGCATATATATTTCTTTCTGGTATATCAATATGGATATGAAAACCTTTCGTCGTCACTAAATCATAGAAAGATAAAATCTTCTCACGGCAAACTTCATTCATATTTACTTTTGTTATCTCAATTGCCTTGTCACCAGATTCTAATTTTGCTAAATCAAAAAACTTATGAATCAGTTCCATAACTTCTAGTGTTTTCACATGCACCTTTTCAAGTAATATTTGCTGTTCTTCTTTACTTATCGTTTTATCCTCATTTAACATTTCTGTATATCCAAGAATAACTGTTAGTGGTGTTTTTAAATCATGTGAAATATTTGAAAGCATTTTTCTCATCGAAATTTCCACTTTCGCATGATCTGCATTCGTTTTCTGTTTTGCATCTAACAAATGATTAATAGCCACTAATAACTTTTGCAATTCTGTATCACCCGTCATAATTAATAGCTTCTCACCAGTTTGTTCTTTTACAATTCGATTTAACTTCTCATACGTATAGCGTAAATTCCTACTACTATTTTTCCTAATTTTATATTGCACGTAAATAACGATAAGCAATATAATAATCACCACTGTTAAAAATATAACCATACTACATCACTTCCAATTTATAGCCAATTCCCCACAGTGTTTTTATATATTCCGGGTTAGATGGGTCCGTTTCAATCTTCTCGCGTAATCTTCTCATATGAACATTAATAACATTATCATCACCATAATATTCTTCATTCCAAACAAGCGTATATATTTGCGCTTTCGTAAAAACACGATTTTGATTCTTCACGAATAGCTTTAAAATCTCAAATTCTTTTAAAGTAAGTTTAAGCTGTCTTCCCTTTTTCTCCACAGTAAAATTAATTGGGTCAATTATTAAGTCACCAATCTGAATGGTCTCATCTTTTAATTCCACAGCTGAATACTTTGTAGACCTTCGAATAGCGGCTTTTACACGTGCTGCCAATTCAATCATAGAAAATGGTTTACAAATGTAATCATCCGCGCCAAGCCCTAAGCCAATCGCTTTATCAACATCTGTATCTTTTGCCGACATCATTAAAATCGGAACAGCACTTTTTTCTCGAATGATTCGCACAACCTCTAAGCCATCTAACTTTGGCATCATAATATCGAGAATAATCAAATCAAATGAACCTTTTAAAAATGCGTTAACTCCTTCTTCTCCATCAGATGCGATTGTAACTTGAAAACCTTCTTTTACTAAATATGTTTCAACCATCTCTTGAATTGAGATATCATCTTCAACTAATAAAATATGATATGACATATTTCTATCCCCTTTTCACAAATATTAACAATTCAATTGTATCGCAACTGCAAATTAGTTGGTACAATTATATGAATTTTCAAACCAACTTCCCTTCCTTCCTTAACAATGATATGATGAAATTCACTACTATTGTTCATAATTAACTTTATATAAAGGAGACTTATCATGTCAGAAAACAAAAAAGTAAGCTTAGCTGATTTAATGCGCGAACAACTTGCAAAGAAAAAGCAAGGAAATGGAAACGGCTCAAATAATGGAAGTCAAAGTCAAGAAACGAAAAAATTACAAAACCAACAAACGAAGAAAACAAACAACCAACGTAGACGTACAGGTGTATAAATGAGCGGGCAAAAACGGTCTAACGTCGCGCCAGGTCTTGCGGTTGATATTGTGTTAAAACAAGATCAACGTACAGGCAAGCTAACAAGAGGAATTGTAAAAGATATTTT
This Bacillus mycoides DNA region includes the following protein-coding sequences:
- a CDS encoding ABC transporter ATP-binding protein, with amino-acid sequence MTYILKTNQLTKVFKGKEVISSVNMHVKKGEIYGFLGPNGAGKTTIMKMITNLIKPTSGDIEIFGEKLTDTSYEVLKRMGTIIEYPIFYDKLTAKENLDLHCEYMGYYDKNAINHALNLVKLSGIDNKKVKDFSLGMKQRLGIARAIMTKPELLILDEPINGLDPIGIKELRDLFKMLCKEFGITLLVSSHILGEMEQMADTIGVIQNGKLIKEVSMKSINGKQTEYIEITIPDVKRAAYILEDKLGIKNYKIMSGNTIRVYEVAATQQAISKALIMNDVEIESINKKHSSLEEYFLNVMDGEGIHA
- a CDS encoding YwbE family protein, which encodes MSGQKRSNVAPGLAVDIVLKQDQRTGKLTRGIVKDILTNSPSHPHGIKVRLQDGQVGRVQNIIQ
- a CDS encoding ABC transporter permease, which encodes MFKLMKLEWKKHQLSSYFKGVAICIIAIFVAVSLMGLGAKGEVDAALTDFTKYMTLANIFIRMTFLIFSSVILSRLVIDEYKNKTMQLLFMYPLQRKMLMRAKLTIVFSFCFVSMIIATFTISLLIFFMNPMMGVIETPVTMGEIIATISATFINAFMISGISLIPLFFGMRKKSTPTTITSAVIIGMIMNSNIGNNQVSFYNFIAIPIVLCLVGIFISYLSYRKIDKIDVA
- a CDS encoding HAMP domain-containing histidine kinase; translation: MVIFLTVVIIILLIVIYVQYKIRKNSSRNLRYTYEKLNRIVKEQTGEKLLIMTGDTELQKLLVAINHLLDAKQKTNADHAKVEISMRKMLSNISHDLKTPLTVILGYTEMLNEDKTISKEEQQILLEKVHVKTLEVMELIHKFFDLAKLESGDKAIEITKVNMNEVCREKILSFYDLVTTKGFHIHIDIPERNIYALGNTEVLGRVLNNLISNAITYGDDGKTLGMTLRDDETSVYIDVWDTGKGIDESHIDKVFERMYTLEDSRNRLYQGSGLGLTITKRLVEAMDGEIHLSSKPYEKTIFTVVLTKMQF
- a CDS encoding response regulator transcription factor; the encoded protein is MSYHILLVEDDISIQEMVETYLVKEGFQVTIASDGEEGVNAFLKGSFDLIILDIMMPKLDGLEVVRIIREKSAVPILMMSAKDTDVDKAIGLGLGADDYICKPFSMIELAARVKAAIRRSTKYSAVELKDETIQIGDLIIDPINFTVEKKGRQLKLTLKEFEILKLFVKNQNRVFTKAQIYTLVWNEEYYGDDNVINVHMRRLREKIETDPSNPEYIKTLWGIGYKLEVM